Proteins encoded together in one Nitrospinaceae bacterium window:
- a CDS encoding LLM class flavin-dependent oxidoreductase codes for MKQGLVLTPPEPATLAEWARLTEAAGFDAIWQTDSQSLYREVFASLGICLAWTENITCGPCVINPLTRHPAVAASAVATISEMHEGRVVLGLGSGDSEILNLGLKPAKVDEVREYLIALRGLLKNGEAEFQGRTGANSTRFPAGSQT; via the coding sequence ATGAAGCAAGGACTTGTCCTCACCCCGCCAGAGCCCGCCACACTCGCCGAATGGGCGCGTCTTACCGAGGCCGCAGGCTTCGATGCCATCTGGCAGACCGACTCGCAGTCCCTCTACCGGGAGGTGTTCGCCTCGCTGGGCATCTGTCTCGCGTGGACCGAAAATATCACTTGCGGCCCTTGCGTCATCAACCCCCTCACCCGCCACCCGGCGGTGGCCGCGAGCGCCGTCGCCACCATCTCAGAGATGCACGAGGGGCGCGTTGTCCTCGGCCTCGGCAGCGGAGACAGCGAGATCCTCAACCTGGGGCTGAAGCCGGCAAAGGTGGACGAGGTGCGAGAGTATTTGATCGCCCTGCGCGGCCTCCTTAAAAACGGCGAGGCCGAATTCCAAGGACGCACCGGAGCAAATTCAACCCGATTTCCCGCCGGGTCGCAGACATAG